In one window of Streptomyces sp. NBC_01224 DNA:
- a CDS encoding ABC transporter permease, whose protein sequence is MTVWKTSRRNFFAHKGRMALSAVAVLLSVAFVCGTLVFTDTMNTTFDKLFAATSADVTVSPKTPEDDDRLPENGKPVTLPASAVQQVGKATGVKAAEGAVSSMSVTVVDSDNKNMGSTTGAPTIAGNWTKNDLRSMEITSGHAPRGPTEVMVDADTADKHDLKLGDELRTIAATGDINAKISGIATFKVTNPGAAVVYFDTVTAQTKLLGKPDVFSLISVTAEQGVSDTQLKQAVATALGDTSAYKLQTQKEAADANKNSMGSFLDVMKYAMLGFAGIAFLVGIFLIVNTFSMLVAQRTREIGLMRAIGSSRKQVNRSVLIEALFLGILGSVLGVGAGIGLAVGLMKFMGAVGMELSTDDLTVAWTTPVVGLALGIIVTVVAAYIPARRAGKISPMAALRDAGTPADGRAGRVRAAIGLVLTLAGGTALFAATRADKSSEGSLFLAVGVVLTLIGFIVIGPLLAGFVVRVLSAVMLRMFGSVGRLAERNALRNPRRTGATGAALMIGLALVACLSVVGSSMVASATEELDKSVGADFIVQPAGGNPTLLVDQAVKSLESVPDIEHLTGYKVVSAGITAPDGTTENKALAAVDPTYQEDVRRETVAGKLADAYGKDAMSVGDTYATKHHLKVGDRLTVAFRGGETAKLRLAAITSDDVNIDKGAMYTNVATAARYVPADSLPKNMMMFAKAADGKEKEAYAALKAALVKYPQYEVQNQADFKQQLKDQIGQLLNIVYGLLALAIIVAVLGVVNTLALSVVERTREIGLMRAIGLSRRQLRRMIRLESVVIAVFGALLGLGLGMGWGTAAQKLLALEGLNVLEIPWPTILTVFVASAFVGLFAALVPAFRAGRMNVLNAIATE, encoded by the coding sequence ATGACCGTCTGGAAGACATCGAGGCGCAACTTCTTCGCGCACAAGGGACGAATGGCGCTCTCCGCCGTCGCGGTCCTGCTGTCGGTGGCGTTCGTGTGCGGCACGCTCGTCTTCACCGACACCATGAACACCACGTTCGACAAGCTCTTCGCCGCGACGTCGGCCGATGTCACCGTCAGCCCGAAGACCCCCGAGGACGACGACCGGCTTCCGGAGAACGGCAAGCCCGTCACGCTCCCCGCCTCCGCCGTCCAGCAGGTCGGCAAGGCCACCGGCGTGAAGGCCGCCGAGGGCGCGGTCTCCAGCATGTCCGTCACCGTTGTCGACAGCGACAACAAGAACATGGGTTCCACGACGGGCGCCCCGACGATCGCGGGCAACTGGACGAAGAACGACCTGCGTTCGATGGAGATCACCTCCGGCCACGCACCGCGCGGCCCGACCGAGGTGATGGTCGACGCCGACACCGCCGACAAGCACGACCTGAAGCTCGGTGACGAACTGCGCACCATCGCCGCCACCGGCGACATCAACGCGAAGATCAGCGGCATCGCCACCTTCAAGGTCACCAACCCCGGTGCGGCGGTCGTCTACTTCGACACCGTCACCGCGCAGACGAAACTGCTCGGCAAGCCGGACGTCTTCAGCCTCATCTCCGTCACCGCCGAACAGGGCGTCAGTGACACGCAGTTGAAGCAGGCCGTCGCCACGGCGCTCGGTGACACCTCCGCGTACAAGCTCCAGACGCAGAAGGAGGCCGCGGACGCCAACAAGAATTCGATGGGCTCCTTCCTCGACGTCATGAAGTACGCGATGCTCGGCTTCGCCGGAATCGCCTTCCTCGTCGGCATCTTCCTGATCGTCAACACCTTCTCGATGCTGGTCGCCCAGCGCACCCGCGAGATCGGCCTGATGCGGGCCATCGGCTCCAGCCGCAAGCAGGTCAACCGTTCCGTACTCATCGAGGCGCTGTTCCTCGGCATCCTCGGCTCCGTCCTCGGCGTCGGTGCGGGCATCGGCCTCGCCGTCGGCCTGATGAAGTTCATGGGCGCCGTGGGCATGGAACTGTCCACCGACGACCTCACGGTCGCCTGGACGACCCCGGTCGTCGGCCTCGCGCTCGGCATCATCGTGACCGTCGTCGCCGCGTACATTCCGGCCCGTCGCGCCGGGAAGATCTCCCCGATGGCCGCCCTGCGCGACGCCGGAACCCCGGCGGACGGCCGGGCCGGCCGGGTCAGGGCCGCGATCGGCCTGGTCCTCACCCTCGCCGGCGGCACCGCGCTCTTCGCCGCGACGCGGGCCGACAAGTCGAGCGAGGGCTCGCTCTTCCTCGCTGTGGGCGTGGTCCTCACCCTGATCGGCTTCATCGTGATCGGCCCGCTGCTGGCCGGCTTCGTGGTCCGGGTGCTGAGCGCGGTCATGCTGCGGATGTTCGGCTCCGTCGGACGGCTCGCGGAGCGCAACGCCCTGCGCAACCCGCGCCGCACCGGAGCGACCGGCGCCGCCCTGATGATCGGCCTCGCCCTGGTGGCCTGCCTCTCCGTCGTCGGCTCCTCCATGGTCGCCTCGGCCACCGAGGAACTCGACAAGTCGGTCGGCGCCGACTTCATCGTCCAGCCGGCCGGCGGCAACCCGACGCTCCTCGTGGACCAGGCGGTCAAGTCCCTGGAGTCCGTGCCGGACATCGAGCACCTCACCGGCTACAAGGTCGTCAGCGCCGGGATCACGGCCCCCGACGGCACCACCGAGAACAAGGCCCTGGCCGCCGTGGATCCCACGTACCAGGAGGACGTCCGGCGCGAGACGGTCGCCGGGAAGCTGGCCGACGCGTACGGCAAGGACGCCATGTCCGTCGGTGACACGTACGCCACCAAGCACCACCTCAAGGTCGGCGACCGGCTCACCGTCGCGTTCAGGGGCGGCGAGACCGCGAAGCTGAGGCTCGCCGCGATCACCTCGGACGACGTGAACATCGACAAGGGCGCGATGTACACGAACGTCGCGACCGCCGCGCGGTACGTCCCCGCCGACAGCCTGCCGAAGAACATGATGATGTTCGCGAAGGCCGCGGACGGCAAGGAGAAGGAGGCGTACGCCGCGCTGAAGGCCGCCCTCGTCAAGTACCCGCAGTACGAGGTGCAGAACCAGGCCGACTTCAAGCAGCAGCTGAAGGACCAGATCGGCCAACTGCTGAACATCGTCTACGGCCTGCTTGCGCTCGCGATCATCGTCGCGGTGCTCGGTGTGGTGAACACCCTGGCCCTGTCGGTGGTCGAGCGGACCCGCGAGATCGGCCTGATGCGCGCCATCGGCCTCTCCCGCCGCCAGCTGCGCCGGATGATCCGCCTGGAGTCGGTGGTCATCGCGGTCTTCGGCGCCCTGCTCGGCCTCGGCCTCGGCATGGGCTGGGGCACGGCGGCCCAGAAGCTGCTGGCCCTGGAGGGCCTCAACGTCCTGGAGATCCCGTGGCCGACGATCCTCACGGTCTTCGTCGCCTCGGCCTTCGTCGGCCTGTTCGCGGCCCTGGTCCCGGCGTTCCGGGCGGGCAGGATGAACGTCCTGAACGCGATCGCCACGGAATAG
- a CDS encoding ABC transporter ATP-binding protein, which translates to MTTAVTIPRHGGTGGRTAVAARARQVVKAYGAGETRVVALDHVDVDIARGQFTAIMGPSGSGKSTLMHCLAGLDTVTSGQIHLDETEITGLKDKKLTQLRRDRIGFIFQAFNLLPTLNALENITLPMDIAGRKPDAAWLRQVVETVGLAERLKHRPTELSGGQQQRVAVARALAARPEIIFGDEPTGNLDSRAGAEVLSFLRRSVDELGQTIVMVTHDPVAASYADRVLYLADGRIVDEMHNPTADQVLDRMKDFDSRGRTS; encoded by the coding sequence GTGACAACGGCTGTAACCATTCCCAGGCACGGGGGCACTGGAGGGCGTACGGCCGTCGCTGCGCGAGCGCGACAGGTCGTCAAGGCGTACGGGGCGGGGGAGACCCGGGTCGTCGCGCTCGACCATGTCGATGTGGACATCGCCCGCGGGCAGTTCACGGCGATCATGGGACCGTCCGGCTCCGGCAAGTCGACCCTGATGCACTGCCTGGCCGGCCTGGACACCGTGACCTCGGGGCAGATCCACCTCGACGAGACCGAGATCACCGGGCTCAAGGACAAGAAGCTCACCCAGCTCCGCCGGGACCGGATCGGCTTCATCTTCCAGGCGTTCAACCTGCTCCCGACGCTGAACGCCCTGGAGAACATCACGCTGCCGATGGACATCGCGGGCCGCAAGCCCGACGCGGCCTGGCTGCGGCAGGTCGTGGAGACGGTCGGTCTCGCCGAGCGGCTGAAGCACCGGCCCACCGAGCTCTCCGGCGGCCAGCAGCAGCGCGTCGCGGTGGCCAGGGCGCTCGCCGCCCGACCGGAGATCATCTTCGGTGACGAGCCCACCGGAAACCTGGACTCGCGGGCCGGCGCCGAGGTGCTGAGCTTCCTGCGCAGGTCGGTCGACGAGCTGGGCCAGACCATCGTCATGGTCACCCACGACCCCGTCGCCGCCTCCTACGCGGACCGGGTGCTGTACCTCGCCGACGGACGCATCGTCGACGAGATGCACAACCCGACGGCCGACCAGGTACTCGACCGCATGAAGGACTTCGACTCGCGCGGGCGGACGTCATGA
- a CDS encoding MFS transporter: protein MSGPGAGPAPSPETPRGRGPVVAALMLGMALSAIDGTIVSTAVPQIVGDLGGFSVFSWLFSGYLLAVTVSLPVYGKLSDTFGRKPVLIAGIALFLFGSVLCAAAWNMAALIAFRVVQGLGGGALQGTVQTIAADLYPLKERPKIQAKLSTVWATSAVAGPVIGGLFAVYADWRWIFLINLPVGALALWLVVRHLHEPSGTRRAAGAPRPRIDWAGALAVFATGALLLTALVQGGVAWPWLSAPSLGLLAGSIALGALTVVIERRAAEPIIPGWVWRRRSIASVNLALGAMGLLMVAPTVFLPTYAQSVLGLGPIAAGFVLSVMTLSWPVSAAFSNRVYNRIGFRRTAIIGMSCALLILLAFPLLPYPGEPWQPALIMLLLGAALGLFQLPLIVGVQSTVGWAERGTTTASVLFCRQVGQSVGAALFGAVANGVLASRLAAAPVPGLPGDLDAISHALDDPGRLSAAATDYLRRAVDAAVDHVYLGAAGAAALALLVLVFVAPRRFPVLTEESGNDAPAP from the coding sequence ATGTCCGGGCCCGGGGCCGGCCCGGCCCCCTCTCCCGAGACGCCGCGCGGACGCGGCCCGGTGGTCGCCGCCCTGATGCTCGGGATGGCCCTCTCGGCCATCGACGGCACCATCGTCTCCACCGCCGTCCCGCAGATCGTCGGCGACCTCGGCGGCTTCTCCGTCTTCTCGTGGCTGTTCTCCGGCTATCTGCTGGCCGTGACGGTCTCCCTGCCGGTGTACGGAAAGCTCTCCGACACCTTCGGCCGCAAGCCGGTCCTGATCGCCGGCATCGCCCTCTTCCTGTTCGGCTCGGTGCTCTGCGCCGCCGCCTGGAACATGGCCGCGCTGATCGCCTTCCGGGTCGTCCAGGGGCTGGGCGGCGGTGCCCTGCAAGGCACCGTGCAGACCATCGCCGCGGACCTCTACCCGCTCAAGGAACGCCCGAAGATCCAGGCCAAGCTGTCGACCGTGTGGGCCACTTCGGCGGTCGCGGGGCCGGTGATCGGCGGGCTGTTCGCGGTGTACGCCGACTGGCGCTGGATCTTCCTGATCAATCTGCCGGTCGGGGCGCTCGCACTCTGGCTCGTCGTACGTCACCTCCACGAGCCGTCCGGCACCCGCCGGGCGGCCGGCGCGCCCCGCCCCCGCATCGACTGGGCGGGCGCCCTCGCCGTCTTCGCCACCGGCGCCCTGCTGCTGACCGCGCTCGTCCAGGGCGGGGTCGCCTGGCCCTGGCTCTCCGCCCCGTCCCTCGGGCTGCTGGCCGGCAGCATCGCGCTCGGCGCGCTGACCGTCGTCATCGAGCGGCGGGCCGCCGAGCCGATCATTCCCGGCTGGGTCTGGCGGCGGCGGTCCATCGCCTCGGTCAATCTGGCGCTGGGCGCGATGGGGCTGCTGATGGTCGCCCCCACGGTCTTCCTGCCGACGTACGCCCAGTCGGTGCTGGGCCTCGGCCCGATCGCCGCGGGATTCGTCCTGTCCGTGATGACCCTGAGCTGGCCGGTGTCGGCGGCCTTCTCCAACCGCGTCTACAACCGCATCGGCTTCCGCCGCACCGCGATCATCGGCATGAGCTGCGCCCTGCTGATACTGCTCGCCTTCCCGCTGCTGCCGTATCCGGGCGAGCCCTGGCAGCCCGCCCTGATCATGCTGCTGCTCGGTGCGGCGCTCGGGCTGTTCCAGCTACCGCTGATCGTCGGGGTCCAGTCGACGGTCGGCTGGGCCGAGCGCGGCACGACGACCGCCTCCGTACTCTTCTGCCGCCAGGTCGGCCAGAGCGTCGGCGCCGCGCTCTTCGGGGCCGTCGCCAACGGGGTCCTCGCCTCCCGGCTGGCCGCCGCCCCGGTTCCCGGGCTGCCGGGCGACCTGGACGCGATCTCGCACGCCCTGGACGACCCGGGCAGGCTCTCGGCCGCGGCGACGGACTATCTGCGGCGGGCCGTCGACGCCGCCGTCGACCACGTCTACCTGGGTGCCGCCGGGGCTGCGGCGCTCGCCCTGCTGGTGCTGGTCTTCGTGGCCCCGCGCCGTTTCCCGGTCCTCACCGAGGAGTCCGGGAACGACGCCCCGGCGCCATAG